From the Desulfovibrio sp. JY genome, one window contains:
- a CDS encoding alpha/beta hydrolase, whose product MGKFFASEQRGDMGIREVLVPTDDAPVYARVRIISGRAPAVVCLHGLGDSHLAFEEAFETRYLAGASLIVPDMAGHGASPAARDYSMEAATGRVRAVLNHLTSEYGLRPNPLYLVGHSVGGIPAIYYCRDAAPGEVAHLILAEASVTRFGSFITAHAEAARLSGRFDEWYDTFREQVIFRDYLGRFPFCRHYYASLRFCRREAFAGTVMAVRREAKSLPGKWSHAAGAALAGLKMPVTYAYGRDLVPETLNFLQQHDIRQRPFPTDCHFLMQATAGEFYALLGECCR is encoded by the coding sequence ATGGGAAAATTCTTTGCTTCGGAGCAACGCGGCGACATGGGGATACGCGAGGTCCTCGTGCCGACGGACGACGCACCGGTTTATGCCCGGGTCCGGATCATTTCCGGCCGAGCCCCGGCCGTGGTCTGTCTGCATGGCCTCGGCGATTCCCATCTGGCCTTCGAGGAGGCCTTCGAGACGCGCTACCTGGCCGGAGCCAGTCTTATCGTTCCGGACATGGCCGGCCATGGAGCCAGCCCCGCCGCCAGGGACTATTCCATGGAGGCCGCGACCGGAAGGGTCCGGGCGGTCCTGAACCACCTGACGTCGGAATACGGCCTGCGTCCGAATCCCCTGTATCTGGTCGGGCATTCCGTGGGCGGCATCCCGGCCATTTATTACTGTCGCGACGCCGCGCCGGGCGAGGTGGCCCATCTGATTCTGGCCGAGGCCTCGGTCACCCGCTTCGGCTCGTTCATTACCGCCCATGCCGAGGCGGCAAGGCTCTCCGGCCGGTTCGACGAATGGTACGACACGTTTCGGGAACAGGTGATTTTTCGCGATTACCTCGGCCGGTTTCCCTTTTGCCGGCATTACTATGCCTCGTTGCGATTTTGCCGCCGGGAGGCCTTTGCCGGTACCGTGATGGCCGTGCGCCGGGAAGCCAAGTCCCTGCCCGGGAAATGGAGCCATGCCGCCGGCGCGGCCTTGGCCGGACTGAAAATGCCCGTCACCTATGCCTACGGCCGGGACCTCGTCCCGGAAACGCTGAACTTTTTGCAGCAGCACGACATCAGGCAGCGTCCGTTTCCGACGGATTGTCATTTTCTCATGCAGGCCACGGCCGGTGAGTTTTACGCCCTGCTCGGGGAATGCTGTCGGTAG
- a CDS encoding methyl-accepting chemotaxis protein, translating to MKFTIATRLGLGFGLVLAAMTTGTLVMTLSMNAVKERATNIHAESLPLADEAARMQFMAVNVQQFLTDVSATGEEDGFAGAKEAADTFRKGVAKFTEAARQRNDAALRTEIEAIAKDFEAMNDVGVRMAKAYITNGREAGNALMQDFDARTEALAKRINPLKERQFKRAGAQVSAVVDSLASDLTLQYVLLALSLAIGVVTAWLVSRSIGRQLGAEPEEVAALAREVAAGHFDNVQAACNRNGHTCGVMSAMAEMAKKLRASFEDAAAGKAAAEAKSAEAERSKLAAEQAMGQAEHARLAGMAEAADRLEDLADVVARAGNTLTDRVAQVSGGTQRQYDRTTETATAMEELNATVLAVAQNAGRASESAQAAREGAKQGLTATEEVSHSIERVRELSLGLKASLDGLGERAKGIAAIMNVISDIADQTNLLALNAAIEAARAGDAGRGFAVVADEVRKLAEKTMQATGEVAAVVTAINDGVRENVAGMDTAVDAVAATTELAGKSGDALRHIVAMMESTTEEIRQIADASQQQSAASDEINRALADISLVSEETAQGMDDARGELDRLSQSAAQLAALIDGLRREGSPALPSV from the coding sequence ATGAAGTTCACCATCGCGACCCGATTGGGCCTTGGCTTCGGACTGGTTCTCGCGGCCATGACCACCGGAACGCTGGTCATGACGCTCTCCATGAACGCCGTGAAGGAACGCGCGACCAACATCCACGCCGAAAGCCTGCCCCTGGCCGACGAAGCGGCCAGGATGCAATTTATGGCCGTGAACGTGCAACAGTTCCTCACTGACGTTTCGGCAACCGGCGAAGAAGACGGCTTCGCCGGGGCCAAAGAGGCGGCGGACACGTTTCGCAAGGGCGTTGCCAAATTCACGGAAGCGGCACGCCAAAGAAACGACGCCGCCCTGCGGACGGAAATCGAGGCCATCGCCAAGGATTTCGAGGCCATGAACGATGTCGGCGTCCGCATGGCCAAGGCCTACATCACAAACGGCCGCGAGGCCGGCAACGCGCTGATGCAGGACTTCGACGCGCGAACCGAAGCCCTGGCCAAGCGCATCAATCCGCTCAAAGAGCGACAGTTCAAGAGAGCCGGTGCCCAGGTTTCCGCCGTGGTCGACTCCCTGGCCTCGGACCTGACCCTGCAATACGTCCTGCTCGCCCTGTCGCTGGCCATCGGCGTGGTCACGGCCTGGCTGGTTTCCAGAAGCATCGGAAGACAGCTCGGGGCCGAGCCCGAGGAAGTGGCCGCCCTGGCCCGGGAAGTGGCCGCCGGACACTTCGACAACGTCCAGGCCGCCTGCAACCGCAACGGCCACACCTGCGGGGTCATGTCGGCCATGGCCGAGATGGCCAAGAAACTGCGGGCCTCGTTCGAGGACGCCGCGGCCGGCAAGGCCGCGGCCGAAGCCAAAAGCGCCGAAGCCGAACGCAGCAAGCTCGCGGCCGAACAGGCCATGGGCCAGGCCGAGCACGCGCGACTCGCCGGCATGGCCGAAGCGGCCGACCGCCTGGAAGACCTGGCCGATGTCGTGGCCCGGGCCGGCAACACCCTGACCGACCGCGTGGCCCAGGTTTCGGGTGGCACCCAGCGTCAATACGACCGCACGACCGAAACAGCCACGGCCATGGAGGAACTCAACGCCACCGTGCTCGCGGTGGCCCAAAACGCCGGCAGGGCATCGGAAAGCGCCCAGGCCGCCCGGGAAGGGGCAAAGCAGGGGCTCACCGCCACCGAAGAGGTTTCCCACTCCATCGAACGGGTCCGGGAGCTCTCCCTCGGGCTCAAGGCCAGCCTCGACGGACTGGGCGAGCGGGCCAAGGGCATTGCCGCCATCATGAACGTCATCTCCGACATCGCCGACCAGACGAATCTGCTGGCCTTAAACGCCGCCATCGAGGCCGCCCGGGCCGGCGATGCCGGGCGAGGCTTCGCCGTGGTCGCCGACGAGGTCAGGAAGTTGGCCGAAAAAACCATGCAGGCAACCGGTGAGGTCGCGGCCGTGGTCACGGCCATAAACGACGGCGTGCGGGAAAACGTGGCCGGCATGGACACGGCCGTGGATGCCGTTGCCGCCACCACGGAACTCGCCGGTAAATCCGGAGACGCCCTGCGCCATATCGTTGCCATGATGGAGTCCACCACCGAGGAAATCCGGCAGATCGCCGACGCCTCGCAGCAGCAGTCCGCCGCCTCGGACGAGATCAACCGGGCCCTGGCCGACATCAGTCTCGTGTCGGAAGAGACGGCCCAGGGCATGGACGATGCCCGGGGGGAACTGGACCGGCTGTCCCAGTCGGCGGCGCAACTCGCCGCGCTGATCGACGGACTGCGCCGGGAAGGCTCCCCCGCCCTCCCGAGTGTATAA
- a CDS encoding bacteriohemerythrin, which yields MSIRLQVLCSLAIMFLLSCVMFGATWSLTASQKADGLVSTLAGRQWMQVQKIAKDALAYAQNAKSGKGNAALAEDVRKRLVAFADVQNLLIAGGDYNDGKGFHIPKADRETAALLMAAAARIKPFVAEVETMLSKPDSTTADRLAAAAEDMALAQDKAVDRLEEIAEGNVTTLMTIQASGMALGAVVFLSVLVLLSRSLNAPLTRLREYATAVAQGNLKARAAGNYPPELSELRDALSRMVASLEQEMSETQKKGQECELQAAETHSALVATREQETRTNELLARMHEAAAQARSVSESVMDESASLLEQAQLVAGGAQHQRDRMIETATAMEEMNATVLEVAHNASAAATSADEAKGKALTGAEGVRSAVESIEVIRQRILELKESMTRLGQQADSIGHIMNVISDIADQTNLLALNAAIEAARAGDAGRGFAVVADEVRKLAEKTMTATKEVGEAVISIQGQARENIAAVESAAQGIEESTAAAAASGRFMDEIVGIVDATASQVASIATASEEQSATSEEINRAVEEVNRIAGETADGMETATAALSALSALSGELDDVIRRMTGDTTAGHPKKAGAPRAVAASPRVPSLPSSRPAAKSLPAPRRPAAAKALPHAPAKPAPKATSAHPAPAHAAPAKSASGNGGSVSCSINDAILIWDQSLAVGIQEIDSQHQKLVRMICDLHEAMRSGKGKDQVESILRELEEYAVEHFGFEEKLMEQYKYPGYLNHRKEHEKFVDKVLAFGKDFRANKVALTNEVMNFLKNWLVGHIKGTDQKYSSFFNERGVR from the coding sequence ATGAGTATTCGTCTGCAGGTTCTCTGCTCCCTCGCGATCATGTTCCTTTTAAGTTGCGTGATGTTCGGCGCCACCTGGAGCCTGACCGCTTCCCAAAAGGCGGACGGACTCGTCAGCACCCTGGCCGGACGGCAGTGGATGCAGGTCCAGAAAATCGCCAAGGACGCTCTGGCCTATGCCCAGAACGCCAAGTCCGGGAAAGGCAATGCCGCCCTGGCCGAGGATGTGCGTAAGCGCCTGGTCGCCTTCGCAGACGTCCAGAACCTGCTGATAGCCGGCGGCGACTACAACGACGGTAAGGGCTTCCATATCCCCAAGGCCGACCGCGAAACGGCGGCCCTGCTCATGGCCGCCGCCGCGCGCATCAAGCCCTTCGTGGCCGAAGTGGAAACCATGCTGTCCAAGCCTGACAGCACCACGGCCGACAGGCTGGCGGCCGCTGCGGAGGACATGGCGCTCGCCCAGGACAAGGCCGTCGACAGGCTGGAAGAGATCGCCGAGGGCAACGTCACGACATTGATGACGATCCAGGCCAGCGGCATGGCGCTTGGCGCGGTGGTTTTCTTGTCCGTGCTGGTGCTTTTGAGCCGCAGCCTGAATGCCCCGCTGACCCGGCTTCGGGAATACGCCACGGCCGTGGCCCAGGGGAACCTCAAGGCCCGGGCCGCCGGAAACTACCCCCCGGAGCTCTCCGAACTGCGGGACGCCTTGTCCCGCATGGTGGCCTCGCTGGAACAGGAAATGAGCGAGACCCAGAAAAAGGGGCAGGAGTGCGAGCTCCAGGCCGCCGAAACCCATTCGGCCCTCGTGGCGACCCGGGAACAGGAAACCCGCACCAACGAATTGCTTGCCCGCATGCATGAAGCCGCGGCCCAGGCCAGAAGCGTGTCCGAATCCGTCATGGACGAGTCGGCGAGTCTGCTCGAGCAGGCCCAACTCGTGGCCGGCGGCGCCCAGCACCAGCGCGACCGCATGATCGAGACGGCCACGGCCATGGAAGAGATGAACGCCACCGTGCTCGAGGTTGCCCACAACGCCTCCGCGGCGGCGACCAGCGCCGACGAGGCCAAGGGCAAGGCGCTCACAGGGGCCGAGGGCGTGCGCTCCGCCGTCGAGTCCATCGAAGTCATCCGCCAGCGCATCCTGGAACTCAAGGAATCCATGACCCGCCTTGGCCAGCAGGCCGACAGCATCGGTCATATCATGAACGTCATCTCCGACATCGCCGACCAGACGAACCTGCTGGCCTTAAACGCCGCCATCGAGGCCGCTCGGGCCGGCGATGCCGGGCGGGGCTTCGCCGTGGTCGCCGACGAGGTCAGGAAGCTGGCCGAAAAGACCATGACCGCCACCAAGGAGGTGGGAGAGGCCGTGATCTCCATCCAGGGACAGGCCCGCGAGAACATCGCCGCCGTGGAATCCGCCGCCCAGGGCATCGAGGAGAGCACCGCCGCCGCCGCCGCTTCGGGCCGCTTCATGGACGAGATCGTGGGCATCGTTGACGCCACGGCCTCGCAAGTCGCCTCCATCGCCACGGCCTCGGAGGAACAGTCCGCCACCTCCGAAGAGATCAACCGGGCCGTGGAAGAGGTCAACCGCATCGCCGGCGAGACCGCCGACGGCATGGAAACCGCCACCGCCGCCCTGTCCGCCCTGTCCGCCTTGTCCGGCGAACTTGACGACGTCATTCGCCGCATGACCGGCGATACGACCGCGGGCCATCCGAAAAAGGCCGGCGCGCCGCGTGCTGTGGCCGCAAGCCCCAGAGTGCCGTCCCTGCCGTCGAGTCGGCCCGCCGCCAAGTCGCTGCCCGCTCCCCGGCGTCCGGCCGCGGCCAAGGCTCTTCCCCATGCGCCGGCCAAGCCCGCGCCTAAGGCCACGTCCGCGCATCCTGCTCCTGCCCATGCCGCGCCGGCCAAATCCGCATCCGGCAACGGTGGTTCCGTGTCCTGCTCCATCAACGACGCCATCCTCATCTGGGACCAATCCCTGGCCGTCGGCATCCAGGAAATCGACAGCCAGCACCAGAAGCTGGTGCGGATGATCTGCGACCTGCACGAGGCCATGCGCAGCGGAAAGGGCAAGGATCAGGTGGAAAGCATCCTGCGCGAACTCGAGGAATACGCGGTGGAGCATTTCGGTTTCGAGGAAAAGCTCATGGAGCAGTACAAGTATCCGGGCTACCTCAACCACCGCAAGGAGCACGAGAAGTTCGTGGACAAGGTCCTCGCCTTTGGCAAAGACTTCCGGGCCAACAAGGTGGCGCTGACCAACGAGGTCATGAACTTCCTGAAAAACTGGCTCGTCGGCCACATCAAGGGCACCGACCAGAAGTACAGTTCGTTCTTCAACGAACGCGGCGTTCGTTGA
- a CDS encoding amidohydrolase family protein encodes MFIDIHTHAYHPKISDKVLAQLESHYGIKPVGTGQIDDLIARAKKAGLDRVVVHNAATAAAQVVPANNWAIRIHRENPEVLSFGTLHPDYPDFERELDRLERNGIKGIKFHADFQGFRLDDHRLWPIFEALSGRFMVMLHVGDNLPPEQNNSSPDKVAAIVRDFPGLTVIAAHLGGYLHWQYVLEHLVGKDVYIDTSSSLSFIDDDTLHRIVDGHPRERILFGSDYPLFDPGDEIGLLRRRLSLRDAELEGMLSAATSLFR; translated from the coding sequence ATGTTCATCGACATCCATACGCACGCCTATCATCCCAAGATATCGGACAAGGTCCTGGCCCAGCTCGAAAGCCACTATGGCATCAAACCCGTCGGCACGGGGCAGATCGACGACCTGATCGCCCGGGCCAAAAAGGCGGGACTCGACCGGGTGGTCGTCCACAATGCGGCCACGGCCGCGGCCCAGGTGGTTCCGGCCAACAACTGGGCCATACGCATCCACCGGGAAAACCCCGAGGTGCTTTCCTTCGGCACCCTGCATCCGGACTACCCGGACTTCGAGCGCGAGCTGGACAGGCTTGAACGCAACGGTATCAAGGGCATCAAGTTCCACGCCGATTTCCAGGGTTTCCGCCTGGACGACCATCGGCTCTGGCCGATTTTCGAGGCCCTGTCCGGCCGCTTCATGGTGATGCTCCACGTGGGCGACAACCTGCCGCCCGAGCAGAACAATTCCTCCCCGGACAAGGTGGCGGCCATTGTGCGCGATTTCCCCGGGCTGACGGTCATCGCCGCGCACCTGGGGGGGTATCTCCATTGGCAGTATGTGCTGGAGCATCTCGTGGGCAAGGACGTCTACATCGACACGTCGAGTTCCCTGTCCTTTATCGACGACGACACCCTGCACCGCATCGTGGACGGTCATCCCCGCGAACGCATCCTTTTCGGCAGCGATTACCCGCTTTTTGATCCCGGCGACGAGATCGGGCTGCTGCGTCGCCGCCTGTCTCTTCGCGACGCGGAGCTCGAGGGCATGCTTTCGGCCGCAACCTCACTTTTCCGATAA
- a CDS encoding acyl-CoA thioesterase, with protein sequence MAPIVKPEDFPSPDSRLELTVSYGETDRMGYAYYGHYPHWFERGRGHFIRERGMSYGDVEARGVWLPVRDLAVRYLRPAHYDDVVTVRTAIAAWGRASVTFVYQVFGPPDASMLLAAGETLHACTTPEGRPMAVPGWLRELFAV encoded by the coding sequence ATGGCCCCTATCGTAAAACCCGAGGATTTTCCCTCCCCCGATTCCCGGCTGGAGCTGACCGTCTCCTACGGGGAAACGGACCGCATGGGCTATGCCTATTACGGGCATTATCCCCACTGGTTTGAGCGGGGCAGGGGGCATTTCATCCGGGAGCGCGGCATGAGCTACGGCGACGTCGAGGCACGCGGGGTGTGGTTGCCCGTGCGCGATCTGGCCGTTCGCTACCTGCGCCCCGCCCATTACGACGACGTGGTCACCGTACGTACCGCCATCGCCGCCTGGGGCCGGGCCTCGGTCACCTTTGTCTACCAGGTTTTCGGTCCGCCGGACGCCTCGATGCTCCTGGCCGCCGGCGAGACCCTGCACGCCTGCACCACGCCCGAAGGAAGGCCCATGGCCGTCCCGGGCTGGCTGCGCGAGCTTTTCGCCGTCTAA
- a CDS encoding cofactor-independent phosphoglycerate mutase codes for MSKLVFLIADGMGDLPVEALGGKTPMEAAATPVMDAMAKEGMVGLCRTVPEGMAPGSDVANMALLGFDPATYHTGRGPIEAAAMGLSLGADDVVFRLNTVTVSELSDSGLMRDYSAGHIATDVSTKLVEAIGRECCPSDYVVHPGVQYRHLLVAKGAAGRPEARVAVRPPHDITDQGIAPDLEELRRAPALWNFVQCAGKVLAGAENGSKANAVWPWGQGRALALPDFTETFGLRGAVVSAVDLVKGLGRAAGMAVLDVPGATGLLDTNYEGKVAAALDFLKTGDFVFVHVEAPDECGHAGDAAAKTEAVARFDARIVAPMREALGEDVAFLIACDHPTPIVIRTHSADPVPFLFWKQGVTPSGAVAFSEREAAATGLAVASGHTLLPTAVGWANGKQ; via the coding sequence TTGTCCAAACTCGTTTTCCTTATTGCTGACGGCATGGGCGATCTGCCGGTCGAGGCGCTTGGCGGCAAAACACCCATGGAAGCGGCCGCGACACCCGTCATGGACGCCATGGCCAAAGAGGGCATGGTGGGGCTTTGCCGCACGGTGCCGGAGGGCATGGCCCCGGGCTCGGATGTGGCCAATATGGCGCTTTTGGGTTTCGACCCGGCCACGTATCACACCGGGCGCGGTCCCATCGAGGCGGCGGCCATGGGCTTGTCGCTCGGAGCCGACGACGTGGTCTTCCGGCTCAATACCGTGACGGTCAGCGAACTTTCCGACTCTGGGCTCATGCGCGACTATTCCGCCGGGCATATCGCCACGGACGTCTCGACGAAGCTGGTGGAGGCCATCGGCCGGGAGTGCTGTCCGTCGGACTATGTGGTCCATCCGGGCGTGCAGTACCGCCATCTGCTCGTGGCCAAGGGCGCGGCGGGGCGTCCCGAGGCGCGGGTCGCGGTGCGTCCGCCCCATGACATCACGGATCAGGGGATCGCCCCCGACCTGGAGGAACTGCGCCGGGCCCCGGCCTTGTGGAATTTCGTGCAATGCGCCGGCAAGGTTCTGGCCGGGGCGGAAAATGGCAGCAAGGCCAATGCCGTGTGGCCGTGGGGGCAGGGCAGGGCGCTTGCGCTTCCCGATTTTACCGAAACGTTCGGGCTGCGCGGGGCCGTGGTTTCGGCCGTGGATCTGGTCAAGGGCCTGGGACGGGCCGCCGGCATGGCTGTCTTGGACGTGCCCGGGGCCACGGGACTGCTTGACACCAATTACGAAGGCAAGGTGGCGGCGGCGCTCGATTTCTTGAAGACCGGCGATTTCGTGTTTGTGCACGTGGAAGCGCCGGACGAGTGCGGCCATGCCGGCGACGCGGCGGCCAAGACCGAGGCCGTGGCCCGCTTCGACGCCCGCATCGTGGCCCCCATGCGCGAGGCCCTGGGAGAGGATGTCGCGTTTCTGATCGCCTGCGACCATCCCACCCCCATTGTCATTCGCACGCACAGCGCCGATCCCGTGCCTTTCCTTTTCTGGAAGCAAGGCGTAACCCCTTCCGGCGCGGTCGCATTTTCCGAACGCGAAGCGGCCGCCACCGGCCTTGCCGTCGCATCAGGGCATACCCTTTTGCCGACGGCTGTCGGCTGGGCGAACGGGAAACAGTAA
- a CDS encoding DJ-1/PfpI family protein has protein sequence MAKQSTDVAILVFPGVELLDFTGPYEALSACRLDAARRREDSSPFRLQLVAASLEPVACANGPRFLPDTTLAACAAPDVLLVPGGWGVRKALDDAALVAWIRETGAKARTLAGVCTGSMLLGKAGLLAGRRATTHWRSLDWMRASYPDVTVVDDAHVVEDGNLLTSAGISAGIDLGLRLVARYYDEAIAKETAAHLEYCFSQDNKRRVSLSSL, from the coding sequence ATGGCAAAGCAATCGACCGACGTGGCGATCCTCGTGTTCCCGGGTGTGGAACTTCTGGATTTTACCGGTCCGTACGAGGCGCTTTCCGCCTGCCGGCTTGATGCAGCACGGCGGCGGGAGGACTCTTCGCCCTTTCGCCTGCAACTTGTCGCCGCTTCCCTTGAACCCGTCGCCTGCGCCAACGGACCGCGTTTCCTGCCCGATACGACCTTGGCGGCCTGTGCCGCCCCGGACGTTCTGCTCGTTCCCGGTGGCTGGGGCGTGCGCAAGGCCCTCGACGACGCGGCGCTTGTGGCCTGGATCAGGGAGACCGGCGCGAAAGCGCGGACCCTTGCCGGCGTGTGCACCGGCTCCATGCTGCTTGGCAAGGCCGGGCTTCTGGCGGGCCGGCGGGCCACCACCCACTGGCGTTCCCTCGATTGGATGCGCGCCAGCTATCCCGACGTCACCGTAGTGGACGACGCGCATGTGGTGGAGGACGGCAATCTCCTGACCTCCGCCGGCATCAGCGCCGGTATCGACCTTGGCCTGCGGCTTGTCGCCCGGTACTACGACGAGGCTATCGCCAAGGAGACGGCGGCCCACCTGGAATATTGTTTTTCCCAAGACAACAAACGGAGAGTATCCCTCTCTTCCCTGTGA
- a CDS encoding homoserine dehydrogenase: protein MHNDKRPVRIGLAGLGTVGSGLVAIVTRNADWITRRLGRPIALTKVLVRDVAKPRVVTLPPHVGLTTDPDALVTDPDIDIVVELMGGTGAALDLIRRALLAGKHVVTANKALLAEHGPELFALAAEKGLGLYYEASCAGAIPIVATLKESLAGNRIVSIIGILNGTANYILSSMSDKGLTFAAALRQAQEKGYAEADPTLDIEGIDAAHKLILLIRLAYGQNLPLAKLPVTGITKVTTEDIRFAGEFDYTIKLIGQVHEVQGRLSASVSPMLVHKDYLLASVNGAFNAVRVEGDASGPIILHGKGAGDLPTGSAVLGDIMALAREGMIPNNTGFLVEPLPEASQPDPEDAICPHYIHFTVKDQAGVMAAISKSMGVHGVSIRQAVQKGAPEDGHVPIVFLTHEATERAIKGVLEDAAAMPFIKPGTVHFRVL, encoded by the coding sequence ATGCACAACGACAAACGCCCCGTTCGTATAGGTCTGGCCGGGCTCGGCACTGTCGGGTCCGGCCTTGTGGCCATTGTCACGCGCAACGCCGACTGGATCACGCGCCGCCTCGGCCGTCCCATCGCCCTGACCAAGGTGCTGGTGCGCGACGTCGCCAAGCCCCGGGTCGTGACGTTGCCGCCCCATGTCGGATTGACCACCGATCCCGATGCCCTGGTGACGGATCCGGACATCGACATTGTGGTCGAACTCATGGGGGGCACCGGTGCGGCCCTCGACCTGATCCGTCGCGCCCTTTTGGCCGGCAAACACGTGGTCACGGCCAACAAGGCGCTTTTGGCCGAGCACGGCCCCGAACTTTTCGCCCTGGCGGCCGAGAAGGGGCTGGGGCTTTACTACGAGGCCAGTTGCGCCGGGGCCATCCCCATCGTGGCCACCCTCAAGGAATCCCTGGCCGGCAACCGCATCGTCAGCATCATCGGCATATTGAACGGTACGGCCAACTATATCCTGAGCAGCATGAGCGACAAAGGCCTGACCTTTGCCGCGGCGTTGCGTCAGGCCCAGGAAAAAGGCTACGCCGAGGCCGACCCGACCCTCGACATCGAGGGCATCGACGCGGCCCACAAGCTCATCTTGCTGATCCGGCTCGCCTACGGGCAGAATCTGCCCTTGGCCAAGTTGCCCGTGACGGGCATCACCAAGGTCACGACCGAGGACATTCGCTTCGCCGGTGAGTTCGACTACACCATCAAGCTCATCGGCCAGGTCCACGAAGTCCAAGGGAGGCTCTCCGCCAGCGTGAGCCCCATGCTCGTGCACAAGGATTATCTGCTCGCCAGCGTCAATGGCGCGTTCAATGCCGTGCGCGTGGAAGGTGACGCCTCCGGTCCGATCATTCTGCACGGCAAGGGGGCCGGCGACCTGCCCACGGGCAGCGCTGTTCTGGGCGACATCATGGCCCTGGCCCGTGAAGGCATGATCCCCAACAACACCGGCTTTCTGGTCGAACCCTTGCCCGAGGCCAGTCAGCCCGACCCTGAAGACGCAATCTGTCCCCATTACATCCACTTCACGGTCAAGGATCAGGCCGGCGTCATGGCCGCCATCTCCAAGTCCATGGGCGTGCATGGGGTCAGCATCCGCCAGGCGGTGCAGAAAGGCGCCCCCGAGGACGGGCACGTGCCGATTGTTTTCCTCACCCACGAAGCCACCGAACGGGCCATCAAGGGCGTGCTGGAAGACGCCGCCGCCATGCCGTTCATCAAACCCGGCACGGTGCATTTCAGGGTATTGTAG
- a CDS encoding aminotransferase class I/II-fold pyridoxal phosphate-dependent enzyme, translating to MKKFARMERLPPYVFATVNELKMQMRRRNEDVIDLGMGNPDLPTPPHIVEKLIEAAQKPANHRYSASRGIKGLRNAISGWYKRRFDVDIDPETEAVVTLGAKEGMAHLALVMLSPGDVVFATDPSYPIHPYSCIIAGADVRRIPISCDSDFFEDLLLATRQTWPQPKLLIISFPHNPTTATVDIDFFQRIVDFAKEHDMMVIHDFAYADYGLDGYQPPSFLQAKGAKDVGVEFFSMSKSYSMAGWRVGYCCGNQEMVHALTRIKSYLDYGMFQPIQIAASVALNGPQECVSEIRNVYQDRRDALIEGLCRAGWMVPSPNSTMFVWAKIPEEFAHMKSVEFSKLLLREGSVAVSPGLGFGHFGDDHVRFSLVENRHRINQATRNIKKVLSG from the coding sequence ATGAAAAAGTTCGCGCGTATGGAACGCCTTCCGCCATACGTCTTCGCCACCGTCAACGAGCTGAAAATGCAGATGCGGCGGCGAAACGAAGACGTCATCGACCTTGGCATGGGCAATCCCGACTTGCCCACGCCCCCGCACATCGTCGAAAAGCTCATCGAGGCCGCCCAGAAGCCCGCCAACCACCGGTACTCGGCTTCGCGCGGCATCAAGGGCCTGCGAAACGCCATTTCCGGCTGGTACAAGCGTCGCTTCGACGTGGACATCGATCCCGAAACCGAGGCGGTGGTCACCCTGGGGGCCAAGGAAGGCATGGCCCACCTGGCCCTGGTCATGCTCTCCCCGGGCGATGTTGTCTTCGCCACCGATCCGTCCTATCCCATCCACCCCTATTCCTGCATCATCGCCGGGGCGGATGTGCGGCGCATTCCCATCAGCTGCGACAGCGACTTCTTCGAAGACCTGCTCCTGGCCACCCGACAGACCTGGCCGCAGCCGAAACTGCTCATCATCTCCTTCCCGCACAACCCCACCACGGCCACCGTGGATATCGACTTCTTCCAGCGCATCGTGGATTTCGCCAAAGAACACGACATGATGGTGATCCACGACTTCGCCTATGCCGATTACGGCCTGGACGGCTACCAGCCGCCGAGCTTTTTGCAGGCCAAGGGCGCCAAGGATGTGGGCGTGGAATTCTTTTCCATGAGCAAAAGCTATTCCATGGCCGGTTGGCGCGTCGGCTACTGCTGCGGCAACCAGGAAATGGTCCATGCGCTCACCCGCATCAAGAGTTATCTGGATTACGGCATGTTTCAGCCCATCCAGATCGCCGCCTCGGTGGCGCTCAATGGGCCCCAGGAATGCGTCAGCGAAATTCGAAACGTCTACCAGGATCGCCGCGACGCGCTGATCGAGGGTCTGTGTCGCGCCGGCTGGATGGTGCCCTCGCCCAATTCCACTATGTTCGTGTGGGCCAAGATTCCCGAAGAGTTCGCTCACATGAAATCCGTGGAATTTTCCAAGCTGCTGTTGCGCGAGGGCTCGGTCGCCGTTTCACCGGGACTCGGCTTCGGCCATTTTGGCGACGACCATGTCCGCTTTTCGCTGGTGGAAAACAGGCACCGCATCAACCAGGCCACACGGAACATCAAAAAAGTGCTTTCAGGGTAG